In the Variovorax sp. S12S4 genome, one interval contains:
- a CDS encoding redoxin domain-containing protein, giving the protein MSLSPSSDSRSIRAARHARAALTRASRRAVVAAAVALGATFLMGNNAFAAPAVGQQAPDFVAVDTSGAKHKLSDFAGKFVVLEWTNPGCPFVRKHYNSGNMPATQKSATAKGVVWLSVNSTERAASDYLQPAALDAWMKSQKAAPTAVLMDEDGVIGQAYGARTTPHIFIIDPKGVLVYAGGIDSIASARPDDIKSATNYVNQALGEAFGGKPISAASTRPYGCSVKYKT; this is encoded by the coding sequence ATGTCACTTTCGCCATCGTCCGACTCGCGTTCCATTCGTGCCGCGCGCCACGCCCGCGCCGCCCTCACCCGCGCCTCGCGCCGCGCCGTCGTGGCCGCGGCCGTGGCGCTCGGCGCCACCTTCCTGATGGGCAACAACGCCTTTGCAGCGCCTGCCGTGGGCCAGCAGGCGCCCGATTTCGTTGCCGTGGACACCAGCGGCGCCAAGCACAAGCTCTCCGACTTTGCCGGCAAGTTCGTGGTGCTCGAGTGGACCAACCCGGGCTGCCCGTTCGTGCGCAAGCACTACAACAGCGGCAACATGCCCGCCACGCAAAAGTCGGCCACGGCCAAGGGCGTGGTGTGGCTGTCGGTCAACTCCACCGAGCGCGCAGCCAGCGACTACCTGCAGCCCGCCGCGCTCGACGCATGGATGAAGTCGCAAAAGGCCGCGCCCACCGCGGTGCTGATGGACGAAGACGGCGTGATCGGCCAGGCCTACGGCGCGCGCACCACGCCGCACATCTTCATCATCGACCCCAAGGGCGTGCTGGTGTACGCGGGCGGCATCGACAGCATTGCCTCGGCCCGGCCCGACGACATCAAGAGCGCGACCAACTACGTGAACCAGGCGCTCGGCGAAGCTTTCGGCGGCAAGCCGATCTCGGCAGCCTCGACGCGGCCGTACGGCTGCTCGGTCAAATACAAGACCTGA